A window of Castanea sativa cultivar Marrone di Chiusa Pesio chromosome 1, ASM4071231v1 contains these coding sequences:
- the LOC142621711 gene encoding endochitinase-like, which produces MKLFTLILLLAPFLLGCNGDVSSLINSSLFESMLKHRNDQRCKSNGFYTYNAFITAAQSFGAFGTTGDVATRKRELAAFFGQTSHETTGGWPKAPDGPYAWGYCFVREVNRQFGDKYYGRGPIQLSYNYNYDQAGKAIGVDLLNNPDLVATDPVISFKTAIWFWMTPQGKKPSSHDVIIGKWTPSPADTAAGRKSGYGVITNIINGGIECGHGYNDGVFDRIGFYKNYSNMLGVDYGKNFDCYNQMPFA; this is translated from the exons atgaagctcTTTACTTTGATACTTCTCTTAGCTCCCTTCTTGCTTGGTTGTAATGGCGATGTTAGCAGCCTCATCAACTCGTCTCTTTTTGAAAGTATGCTTAAACATCGAAACGATCAAAGATGTAAAAGTAATGGATTCTACACTTACAATGCTTTCATAACTGCTGCCCAATCTTTCGGTGCCTTTGGCACAACTGGTGATGTTGCTACGCGTAAAAGGGAGCTTGCGGCTTTCTTTGGTCAAACTTCTCATGAGACCACAG GAGGGTGGCCTAAAGCACCTGATGGACCATATGCATGGGGATATTGCTTTGTTAGGGAAGTTAACAGGCAATTTGGAGATAAATATTATGGCCGAGGACCTATCCAACTTTCCTA CAACTACAACTACGATCAAGCAGGAAAAGCCATTGGAGTCGATCTCTTAAACAATCCAGATCTTGTAGCCACAGACCCCGTCATATCATTCAAGACAGccatatggttttggatgaccCCACAAGGAAAGAAACCATCTAGCCACGATGTCATCATTGGAAAATGGACACCCTCCCCTGCTGACACTGCAGCTGGTCGAAAATCAGGTTATGGTGTAATCACCAACATTATCAATGGTGGGATCGAATGTGGCCATGGTTATAATGATGGTGTGTTTGATAGGATTGGTTTCTATAAGAATTACTCCAACATGTTGGGAGTAGACTATGGGAAGAACTTTGATTGCTATAATCAAATGCCTTTTGCCTAA
- the LOC142636420 gene encoding endochitinase-like, with protein PDGPYAWGYCFVREVNRQFGDKYYGRGLTQLSYNYNYDRAGKAIGVNLLNNPDLVATDPVISLKTAIWFWMTPQGKKPSSHDVIIGKWTPSPADTAVGRKSGYGVITNIINGAIECGHGYNDNVFDRIGFYKNYSNMLGVDYGKNLDCYNQTPFA; from the exons CCCGATGGACCATATGCATGGGGATATTGCTTTGTTAGGGAAGTTAACAGGCAATTTGGAGATAAATATTATGGTCGAGGACTTACCCAACTTTCCTA CAACTACAACTACGATCGAGCAGGAAAAGCCATTGGAGTCAATCTCTTAAACAATCCAGATCTTGTAGCTACAGACCCCGTCATATCATTAAAGACAGccatatggttttggatgaccCCACAAGGAAAGAAACCATCTAGCCACGATGTCATTATTGGAAAATGGACGCCCTCCCCTGCTGACACTGCAGTTGGTCGAAAATCAGGTTATGGTGTAATCACCAACATTATCAATGGTGCGATCGAATGTGGCCATGGTTATAATGATAATGTGTTTGATAGGATTGGTTTCTATAAGAATTACTCCAACATGTTGGGAGTAGACTATGGGAAGAACTTAGATTGCTATAATCAAACGCCTTTTGCCTAA